One Siniperca chuatsi isolate FFG_IHB_CAS linkage group LG1, ASM2008510v1, whole genome shotgun sequence genomic window, AAGCAGACAAACATTTGCCGGCCAGAAACACTAACAGTCACACAAACAGGTAGATAGCCTGTCAAGCTGATTCATCAGCaatcacaacaacaaagaccagaggaggagaggggggtgTTTTCTATTTATATCTCAAAAATACAGGTAGACATGCTGCAAACAgcattctgcctctctctctctctcttcccgcTGGTTTGTTTGGGCTATAAATAGACCTCCACTGCTGTGGCCGTCCACTGAATCAATCTTTCTGTATCCATTTATCTACCAACCTGCCTGCCTGGCTGCTTGTTTGCCTGTTAGcgtttctgtctgtctggctgtaTTCCCATgtagcctgtctctctctctcttagtcAAAACACTCTGTTTTCTGGATTcttgacagacaggcagagcaACAGCTGTAACGATGCTGCAATGACTCCTGAACCGCTCCGCAACAAACCAGATAACACACATTCTTCCCACACCCATTCCCATGTGCACACAGACTACTCACACACATCCTCATCTACTGTTGATATGAGACggctgctgtttttgtctttgggCTTTTGGCcttaacattcacacaaacacacacatagtgcaACTGTGTTGCAATCCCCCTTCCAGCACACagattcacatacacataccaaTCTCTGGATGATAGAAGTTTGTACTGCTCCTGAAAGGGCGTCTAAACAGCTTGACTAACCTCAAGTTGACAGAAGCCTGTGTTGTTCTTGTTCCTCGCTGCCTTGTTCTTCAGGTAGATAGAAAACCATCTCCGCACAGTGAATTTTCGCGTGCTGGTATCCATGGCAATGGCCAGACCTGTGCATCTACCCCATAATGATGGACATCTCCATGCAAGAGGTCATAAGGCAGAGAcgcggaaacagagctttgtTTTTGGTTATCTATTTGTCCCGCAGTTTATCCATCGGCACATCCTCAATGCAGTCGTCGCTTTTTAGTTTTCCCATCATTCACATTCGCCGCTCGTCTCTCTGGTGGGTTTCAGCCTGTCGTTTCCCCCCTCCGTCTCTCAGCTGCACTGGCCGCCAGTAAGCACGCAGACAGAGTTGTAACAGAGCCGTTAATCtacgcagacagacaggcgggaTGACAGACGGCGCAGGTGCTGCTGGGTTTGGGATTGTCTTGTTTAGCAGCAGGCTCGCTGCGTGAGGCTGCAGGGAGAGGTGACGAATAAATGTGTTCCGCTGAATCaggagaggtgtgtgtgagcTCCCTCTTCACGTCTCTGCCtacgcatgtgtgtgttcatcccCTGTTgccccattctctctctctctctctctctctctctctctctctctctctctaactgcAGAACAAGGGATTGTCACCAGTCACATTGTGTGCCGGCGAGCTCCCAACCCCTCCCTGATGCTCCCCTGTTCCTGCCCCtcacctccctctctgtgtctcccacCAGCATACAGCAACAGCTGGCGAGGTCACATGGCGTaaccctctctctgtctcccttatCCTCGGTCCCTTCTGCATGACATCCAGTAACACACATTAATACAGGCGGAATAAAAAATGGTGACAAATGACAGAGAATGTCAGCAGCGTAACAGTGGGGGTCTGTGGAAAATACCCAGGCTCAGATTCAGTGACATTACATCAGAAGTCAATTCAATTTGAGGACAGCAATCAATGTTACAATCAATAATGATGAGAGAAGCAAGGGCAGCAATCACAGAGAGTACAGTGTGATCTGGTTGACAACTGGGCATgggtgggtgagtgtgtgtacgtACTTGGATATGTCACATCAGCAGCTTTGCAGAACTGCAGTGTTACATAAGCAcaaaggggggggggcaagGGAAGTGGGAGAGATGGGGGGGCTTTATTAGATGGAAGCAACGGGTAAATCAGGACTGCTGCTCTACCTGGGTCAAGTGTCCtgggctttattttttttctaaaataagaTTTATTCAGCCAGTGTAATTCACCTCAAACGCTCAAACTGTGATCCCCAATCTTGGAACGTCACTAAAAACAGAGCTCAtgctgttttcatgtgtttgacAGGATTTGAACCTCATTCAGAACATAGCTGGCACATAGTTTCAGGGTATTTTAGCACTATTGAAAATGTAATCAGATGTGTTTAGTCAATCTGGGTGCTGTGTTGTGGGAGGAGATTCAGGATTATGGACTGGTGTCTTTGTCCCGGTAGGATTAAGGCTCTGTAAGGAGATCACAACATTAATATTCATACACATGGAGTAGAtatggacagacagaaagacagacaggctgaaATATagtactattactatactattttATACTAGCCTACATGCATACAGACATAAGTTAAGATGCCCCTTAAAACCATCCTGACACCATTGTTTTCAGGCAGATGGTCCTTCTGTATTCATTCACTTTCAATGACATCAATgacaatacattaaaaatgcaaataggtacatttaaatcaatattgCATGTTATATAATAACTCACTGATGACTAGAGGGCAGATTGGTTAcatactgaatattttattgacattaaaatgacaaaaataaatgatacaaaagttcatttcagtcatttcacACCACAGCATTTGTCCACCTTTCAGTTTACGCTGAATTGATTTAACTttgcacaaaaatgtcaaacagcacCAATACAAACAAATCATTGTACAAAGTTCAGTTGGGgattaaattgtgtttattaaaacatttgctACACccttgaaaaacaaacattttactgCTCTATGCCTGTACCATCTGTGCATAATAACATAACTTGGGGTGGGTCTTGAGTTTTTGGACTCATCTCTACTAAAGAATGAATATAGAAGAAACTGAAGCATTTACGCTATACACCATACACTATGTTTACTCTCTAGTCTATACATAATGCACATACTATTGGTTTAAGCTCACACATGTGACTAACAGTCCTCTTTCAGCAACATAGACACAGACTTAACCAGGCCTACAGTGGCTTATGTACTTCGCAAACATCAGAAGGTAGCTTATGATAACTACCACTAGGTTATAATGCCTGAAAGATGTAGATGTTGTTGCAAAGCAGCAGTGTTTGTCTAAAAATGATTGCCCTTGCCCCAAAAGCCCTCAAAAATATGCTTATTATTGGAGTGTAATGGATTCATTTAATTATCATAAAGTTGCAAAaccatttatttaataactaaAAATCCAATCAACCCCGCAAAGAAAGATGCAACATGAGCACACAAATGTGGTATAAAATATGGCCAGCAGAGGCACAAGATATGCACTAAGGTTTGACATCTACACAATCAATAACATGAAGTAAGAGTCGCCCCAATACAACAAAAGGTTCTACTCATTTGCAAACAAGATTGTACCAAAACTGCCTGTCTGCCCACCTGCCTGACCTAAACTCACCATGATGCTGCTTACTATCAGACTCATCTACTAGTAAGGGTCAGGAAGGAACATAATTCCATTAAAGCAGCACTATGCAGTagtggacagtgtgtgtgtgtgtcctggttTTTGTAGGATATTAAAGTACCTGTCACAGCCAGAATTTTCATGcagttcaaaaatgttttcagactgCACTGATTGTGTGAGGCTATTTTTGACTTACATTATCATTAAAGCTATGATGTTCATTGTGAAgcctgagaaaaataaaattatagttaggcagtatgtgtgtgcatgctaaaTTACAGTACAGTTGACCGGTAAACAAAGAATACATTTGTTACtttgtgtatgtaaaagtaGGGTTGTAGTGTGGTGTTGCAATTCAGTTtgcacatgtatgtgttttatgGAAGAGGTGGGTAGTAAACTGGCATATCATGGTCGCACACACTGAACCCAGATGCCTTGTCAACAGCCATGGGATCGTTCCAGTCTCCTTTAGATATTGTTTCCCTGGTAAACTGTTTCTCACAGTCCAGGAGGGTGAAGTCAGGGTTGAAACAGATCTCAATCTGCCCCAAAATCTGGACATCAGCATTCTGTTAAACACAAGAACATACAATTTAACGACCTAACAGACTGTCCGCCGACATTTGAAACATAGCTTAAATATCTGACAAAAAATGCATCTAGACATTCTTGAAAAGTAGGgcaatgcaaaacacacacagccaattACGATTTCATTATTTGAATGAAAGTAGATGTTTATACCTTTGACGGAGAGACGCATTGGATCTTAGGTGTGACGCCGTAGAAGTTCTCTATGACTCCTTCAATTTGTGAAAACTATGCACAGACATTaggagcagagagaagagaaaaagtgagaggCAATAGTTGTCACCTTATTATGAAGCACTTCCATGCCACAGATTATTCCTTACATAACACTAACATTTGAGCTTTTAATATACCATAATTTGACGTTAAAATACAACTAGACCTACTGTGTAGTATTTTTCTGAAGGGGTGATGTCGAACTTCCTCAGGATGCtacaataacagaaacacagattTCTATTTGAGGCTTTGAGGTGTTGATGCTTTAATCCAGAGTGACTTAAAATGAGTACGTAACAGTAGACTGTGGACAGCAAACATGTGCAGGAGTCAGGAATATCAAGATAATACTAAGAACTAGAAACTGAAACAATTGTTCCTGAGGAAAGaggtgtgtgtacgtgcatgtgtgagggtgtgaatgtgtacatgTCCTGTACCTGTCCAAATCCAGTTTATGGTATAGTTCCAGTGCCTTGCTGAAGTATTTATGTTGACTATTCAGAGAATCTGCTTTGGCTGCACATGTACCATGTTTGTGCCACTCATACTTCCTgttgaaacagacagacaagcaaGTAGCAATAGGTTTTACTACTGACGCCAGGAACACACTACATGATCTCCACTAGTCAAAGCCAAGGCCAAGTGAAGTCTGTGACTCTGAAGTACATAAAATCCATTCAGATCACCCACAATAAGATGATATATATATTGTTGGTCTGAAAATAAGGTAATATGATCACATATGTCTTTAAGATCATATACATTTCAAAGTATACAAGGCATGGTATAGTGGAGCAATGTCCACTACCACAATCAGCAATAttatacagtaatacagtagTTATTATCACTACTTGCATTCCCAAATCTACTTGAGGATGCATTGACAAAACAGCCAGCCAGACAAACAATGCAGCAGCAGTCATGTAAGATAATACTGATGAGGTAGTACTACAGTACTATGGTATatgaaacaaactaaaaaagTGTCGTAGACAGACACAAAATGGAAGGACTGATTGATGCAATACCAGAATCCAGCAGACAAGGGGTTAAGCAAGTCAGGCCAACTCTTCTTCATGTCTGGAAGCAGgtcctgaaaacacacacccaaaaaACTGGTTTGTTCTATCTATCAGTATACCAATTGGAGAAAAGGAGTAGAAAATCATTAATTTACCATCCCAAATTCCGTAATGCCAAATTTGACTGTCTGTCTCGGTTTTGTGTGCTTTAGATTAAAAGAGTTTTTCATCTAgctattctaaaaaaaaaaaaaagtatgttcCCGTTTCTTCTTTGTCCTGCCAGTTGTCATTGGTGTAAACCGGTGTCTGTATATGTTCCTTCttgataaattaaaatgactacAGATCTACAGAAAGTAGATTAATGAATTTTACACCCAGTTATAAAGACACACTCAGATTGAACAGTGTTGTACCTCTATTAGGGAAGAATTGAAATGCCATGATGAATTGCAGTCAATCCCTTTATCTGGCCTGGAAAACAGAAAGACTCACAATATTAGATATCTCACTTGCCCAGTGTTACTCACtggctgagagagaaaaaaagaggaagtaaaaacaGGTATAACAACCAAGCAAAAAGGAATCAAAGAGCTGTTTTCTATGCGTTGCATTTCTTTCCCCAATTAATGCACAACTAGTCATGGTTACTTTCCTAAATAGGGTTAGTGGCAAATAAATAATGCATCCctgtagtattttttttaagttctgAGCTGGATTTTattcttatactgtatatatttaatatgttgTAATAAACGCTTTCAgacagtacatttattcaaaacCATTTTTCTACAGTGGTAATACCTAACAATTAGTTGTTAacacctgccacacacacacacacagacacatacacataccaGAGTCCATGTAGTGTCCAGTAGCTAATGTTGGGATGACATGGTGGGTGTTCCATCTGTAAtttataaaaaatttaaaaaaagtttttcattgAGCTGAAATAGAAAAATCTGTCACAACCTCAATGAAGGTgcatgaattaaaaaataaaggttGAAATGAACACAAAGCAAATTTTGGAGAGCAGCtgctagggctgcaacttatTTCTAATATTGATTAATTTTGGTTAATCTCAGATGAAccgattaattgtttattaatatcaaatataatgaaaaatgtcagttATAGGAGCCCACAGAGATTAAGagtctttattaaaaaaaatcctgatgATATTTTTAAGGTAGCAGCATTTAAGGACCATTGCTAGTGTCACCATCAGCACCATCAGCAATGGTTTAGTGTTTGTAGCTGATTAAAGACTTAAGCGATTGATTAAAAGAGGAATGTCACATTGTTGAATGGAAAGGGAAACTGCAGCAACTTTGTGGCTTTGCAGTTAAGGATATACACATATATCTCCTCAGTTAAGTCTTGGTatgtctaatttttttttttttttttttaatgtcttccCAAAATTGCCTTGATAGAAACTTCTACTGAGAATGGAAGCTATGTCAATCATTAAGCAATATGAGACCTAGAGCaaataaatggcaaaaaatgttCAGCCCTAAACAGAAACCTGTCATACCAAGACCACAATGTTGCCAAGTCAAACCTTTGTTTCTGACACACAGCCAGGCATATGATACAAAACCACACGTCACTCAAAGGTTTGAACAATCAGAGAGGTTCTCAGGAAAGCATAAAAAGCAAAGTAAAGTGCGgtcaaaaagcacaaaacaagggatgtgtgttttgtgttgtgacTTATGGAATGGTTAAAACTGCATCCTTGTGTGTTGAACAAAATGTTGTCTCATCAAACCAGATTGTTGAGACACAGCCAGCCTTGTGACTGAGACATCACAGACGTCACATGATATTTAAGGATTAAATGTTGACTCAGTGATACAATATATAGGTAACATTCTGGGGCAATATAAGAGGGCAACATTGTCTTATGATGGGATACCATGTTATTAAACAATTTATCATAGTTGTTAGATAAATATTATTTATCCACACTACCCTCAGTTTGTCACAACATATACTAGGCTAAGCCTCAATCTAAAACTATACCGAATATCATGGAAACAATAAGTGATTACATTCCTTTTTTGAAAAAGTCCTATctttaaaaaggtcaaaatgttaaagaataaataaataaaggcagGAAGAAACTCACATTACAGAAGGTGTTTGGCCAGTGGTGGGTCAGGATCAGTTTGGTCCACATGtgtctgaaacacacatacatgaattTCTTAGTGGAGTCCCATCCCCTTTATTATTTGTACAGAATGACAATGACACAACTTTATCTATTTTGAGCTATATGTTAATTTAATAGAGATACAAATGGAGAAGCAGAAGATAGCAAGGTTCATTAGACCATCTACCATTATATTCatctatacatacagtatattattttgTCGTACTTACGGAGGTGAAATCACAAAGGCAGAGGacagggctgctgctgctgccagacaGAGCAGAAGAGGATAGCAGAGCCTCATGTCTGACCTAAAAGAAGATAACAGATTTGTCAATTCACAGCTTTTATCCGGAGCTTGTATTGAACATCAGAATAAACCTTGGTTCCTGCAACACCTACATCACAACAATATTAAAACGTACAGTGTCGAACTGGTAAAAACATTTGTGTATAAAGAATTCATGCATTATCATCAAAGTCAATTTCTGTAATAATGGATTTTGATGAAACCATGTATTACAAAAATTGTAGCCGTTAGATTGGTTCACTAAGGAAGAAGAACAGGCACATGCGCACAGTGACACAGACAAAAAGTGGAAGTGGAATTAGGCAATCAACAAAAACCTTTAACCCAGCAATGTCTCcctcaaatacacaaacaatgacataaaatgcatttgaaactGGGCCAGGTTAGCAAACAGTACCCTAAACACCATCAATCATGGCGACAATTAATCTAATGATAttagaaaatgatttaattcTGAAACTGACAACATTGATTATCACAGGATGGATATCGTTCAAACTGTGCTAAAAGGTGCAGTTCGTGTCATAACTCAGGCTAAAGTTCCCACTATCATTATGAAATGGAGCAGTTTGTGGCAATACAACACCAAGCAAGTCACGTGCCCTACTACAAGCAGTAAAGTCATTAACAGTGAAGACTGATAAAAGGATCTAGGAGCATAGTTCTCTAACACTGCAGTGCAGTTCACAGTGCAGCAACCGCAGAAAAGGTGTCTAACGATAACACGTTAACACACTCGGAATGAAATACAACATGGTTGTGTAACTGTTTTGAAAGACGTTTTAAGGAAAAGTCTGACCTGTCTTGGTCGATCATGCGCATAAATACTGAACTGTTAAATTAACAAACCGATGGCGACGGGCAACTTTGAAGTCAATGGTCTGGCACCAGAAATTAAATCGTATTTCTGTAGTTCACTAACTTAATCTAAAACTAGAGTGTATACCTACATTTGTGAAAACGTTAGCTAAGTCAAGCTAAAAACTCGAAATAATATCGGCACTTGAGTTACCAAATCTTAAATCAGATGAAACCCTACTAGCGTTAACTAACACAACGGACACAAACCAAACAGAACTTTGGTTTGAACAGATGTAAAGTTTAAATTGATCTCACCTTCTCCCGGATATGTTCAAAAACGATGTGTGGTGGTTACACAAACGCAGCGCAGTTTACCATTAAAATAACTAAACTGGTTTAGTGTGTTACACAGGATACAGTACCATTGAACACTGCTGTTTATGTCCATGCATGTAGTTTACGTCCCGGAGGCGCTTcactaactgtctgtctgctcagccAATCATGAGCACCGTACACGTCATGCGTCATCACGTGGTAGGATGGGTGGCTAGATTTATTGTCCAGCCTCCACCGGCTGCACCTTGTCCTGAAGCCTCTTAGTGAAGTTTTGAAACCAGGTTCGCTGATGTATCACTGTACGATCGTCCCATTCAAAACAGCTTGCTCTACAGTGTACAATAAAATCGTACTAAGTTATGATGGTAATTTAAAGGATAGCTTTTTATcctaaatattttgtttcatgttacagaaggaattattattattaagaaattATACAACGTCTTTAACTCTGGAGagtaattatatattaataatattgagCTAGATTGACTGCATTCTGATAAACAccattttaatgattttgtaGAGAATATGCCCGATGAAAACAGCCTGTGAACAACAACTGTGTTTCAGTGCTTAAGCAACAGCATTTGGAAGTAGTGTGCATTAAGTGTGTCAACAGAGAATGTCAGTTTGACAATGCGTTCaccaaaaatgacttaattcaTCTGCAGTCAGTTATATTAACAGGGTGTTCAACAACCAAACAACACCAAATGAATTATTCatagttttaaatatatatgtatttgctGGATGTTTTAGAATATCTGTTTTACAGAGAGTCCTGATAGAAGGGACATGAACAACATACTGTggaatttactgtatatctccATTGTTACTCTGTGCATTAAGGTCTTTACAtttgctgcagtttttggcaaGCTGCCATCCTCTATGACTCTAGGCTTTCTAGGTTTACAAAACCCAGAATGAACACACTCTGCAGTTATTGGAAAGGGACATTTGATATCTTACTTGATGAGTACAGTTTAttgtacagttttgtttttgcagaaatCGGTATATTCTAAATAGTTTAAACAGAGAAGCAGTCAAGTAAATGTATTGCATACCTACCTCGTGTTTCTTCAATTGAAGCCAAATATTCAGTCAGACATTTGCTCTGCACTAACGATTCATAATTCAAAGTTAATCAGACAGGCCTGACGTATGAAGTGCCTAGGGGTTCCTTTTAAATAATGACTCATTATAAGCCAATGTGTAAAATTAAGCATGTCAGAAGACTAAAATAAGAGGATAATTCATCTTGCCATGTCTCCAGGGACTTCAATGTCAAAAGGTGTTGCCTGGAATAGTCAAAATTTCATAATATCCTATTGGAAGAAGCAGAGACTGATCATACAACAAGACTGTACAtatattttcaattttcaaagATAATTTTGTTTCAATGCTATGTCTTCCTTGGTCAACTTGCTGAAAATTTACCACCACCTCATTACCCTAGAGCCCTATCTTACCAACATCTCACTGTCAGCCAGCAACATAATGTACCAAAATGATCACTTTGCTTACAGAGTGTACTACCACATGACCAACAGAGGGCTCATTTCGACCACAGACAGACTTCAGTTCTGTTTTTACCCCACacgtgcacactcacacacacacacacacacacacacacacacacacacacacacacactcacgcaaggacaaaaagaggaaacaaagatTACAATAGTGCACAGAAGTACAATGAATCTTACATGGACTCACTGAAGTTTATAAACCGTTTGCCCATGTAAGACATTCAAGATTTAGTAATCTTAGTATATGTCTCATGTGTCTGTAGTTTTCAATGCAGGGTCCATCACATATATAtagcacatatacacatataacaATATGGAATTTAATCTCgctcataattattattatgttttttaatgttactgGGTAGGTGATGGGAATGGTGCTCTTACTGGAGAGAGCCACATGTTTCTGACAAAGTTCAAACAGTTACAAATTTCAGCTTTAAAGAAATCTTGTCTTTTGTCTTCTTGGTTGCTTTCTTTCACactcctctgtctgtctacgtcacacacacgcacatcacACACTCCTCCCCAAGCCCCCACCctgccactctctctctttccttttttcaaatgtaattccATGTTGTCCCATCATATCATTTCTCCTcagatgtgaaatgtgtttcacAGCTTCTCCACTGTGTCAGGAAAAGTCTAGCTGTAACTGTAGCTAGTTTTATAAATAGGCCCTGGCCAAAGTTCAGCATGCAACACAGTGTCTCAAGACGTTTATGAGTGCATATGGAGAAAGCTCTTACAGAGGGACTTCAGTACTGTCTAAAGTGCAGCGATTAAACAATTTAACGATTAAAATGCATATGTGAAACAAGCCGTATACTGTAGATTTAGTCTGTTGCCATTGCAACTCTGAATTTAAAATTGGTTGTCAGAGTTTGAAGATGCATGCTCCATAAGCTCTGAAATGCTGTCTAAAATAGGTTTTATTATTCAACAATGATGCCATTGTGGTATGGAAGAAATTAAAGTGACCAGCCTCATTGCGACGTGGTTCTTGAGAAAGCTCGCCATATTGCTGCCTATTCTGTAGAGCTAAAAATGCTATTTGTAAATGTGTGGGGGCAGTGCCACATAACATCAGCATGGTCAGATTCTCTGCATTGTCTAGAACAGCTGGTATACTTGAATAACCAGTTGTTTAGCATCAGTTGTTGAGCTAACATGCCAGAAACCAGCAATTGGGCTAACATGGCTTCCACTAAAAACTGTAAAGAGCAAACTCTTTTAATCAAATAGTTGACTGGTTCTAGTGGCCCTGAGTCTTGAAAGATACTGGTTATATATAGGCAGCTCTCTCTCCTTATAAGGCCTCAGGGAGAGGCAGGTGGCTGTCGGTTGGAGACGAGTGGTGGTTTTGTTGGCCTGGTACTTGGTTTAGGCTGACTCCCTGTGGATTCAGGCTGACAACCGAAGTCGCTGCAAAGGAAATCTCAAGGGGTAAGAAAAACTAcaattttattctctttctgATGCTATCCCCTCTGTATCCTCAGCtttttaatctaattttgtTTCAAACCCAAGTGAAGCAGGTGGAATCAGTGGGATGGAGGAATGGAGAGCAGATTAGGGCACAGCCAAGAGATGTTGCATGGCCCCTAACCAGAGCTCATAATACTTAAAGGGATGATTGATAGGATGTATGAATTATGAAGGATGTGTGGTTTTTCAATTGGGATAGATGAGTTAACCACTGTTTTGAGGATAATGGCCATAATTGCCTTGTTTGAGAAAGGTCTCTGTGTGTTGATTATACTAAGACTCTAACTGGTTAAAATGGATTCCCACTGGACAGTCAAATTTGGTAGGAACACTTGGGACTGTTGCTTCAGTGGACATATTACTGGTGTGTAGTTCTGGGACTCATAATGTGTTGACTTTATTTGATCTTTTCgttttaaattaataaacttACAATACAAAATGAGCCATTATTATTCCATTGTATTACCATTGCCACTAGTTGGCACACAGCGTtgtgtgcagtgtttgtgtCCAAATAGCAACTGTTTACAAGAACAAGCTACAGAATTTCAGAGGTCTGTACGGTTATGGTTGAGAATTTTAGAGGTTTACTGTTACAGATGGAGAGGCTCAGGTGTCATTTGGCAGGCATTTGTGCTGTTACAGTATTGGCTGGACTGACGAAGGCAGAGATCGGCCAGTGGGGTGTAGGACTGACGGGACTTGAATATGACCTGCCTGCACTGATCACTTGAGTTTAACGCTTATTTTCTTTGGAAGCACAATGTCTTCCTATGTCACATTTTCTAtgacaaattaataattttgggGCTTTTCTACTGCACAATCACATGATTCAACCAGTCATTATTGACTTCAGGGGTCAGAGGTTAGATGTCCGGGATTGGGGCATTATGGCGTcatctgtctgactgactggctgcttGATTGCCAGTTTTGGAGCATTAGAAGCGAGTTAAACGTGGCTTTAGTGATAGCTTTGGTGACCCCGGAGCTGGGGTGAGGGTTTCAAAGATGTGGAAACAGGGAACTTTGCCAGCGGAGCACGTCTCAGTAGCTTTCAGGGTGAGGTTGGGCAGAGAGAGTCGCTTTATGTTTCATATGACCTTATTTCTGGTCTCTGAGGACTTAGGTGATGTAAGGCAATTATGTTCCAATGCCACTATGTGTGCATGATGTAAGACAAAGTTATGCTCTTGCTTTGGTGTGTCcactgtaaaatatgtttatgtcaGACACACTGCTACTGTAATGAGAAAAGAATACAACTCATTTGGAAAGTGAATTACCTGAAAGTAATAACACTGACAATTTTCACTGTATAAATGCTCTACTGTTAAACTATGAATACAGACCAATTTACCTTATTTGACAAGACATTGCTGATACCCCTCCTTGAATGGTTTTGGTACAAATTCCAATTTTTACAAATGGTGGATTGGTGATAAGAAAGCTTTTTTAAGTTGCTGAGTAGTTcaggttttctttttatattagAGGTTTTTATTAGACTGCTGCCAAACAGCAGTGAGCTACCCAAAAGTTTTTGATGACACATTTGAGGAAACTTAACTGTCAATGATATGTGTATGGCAGtgtttccctttctttctccttttcttttttgtattagTGGTAATATCATCAGTGTTGGATTAGTGCCATTTTAGGCCTAAATTCTTTTGCTAGTGCAGGTTATGACATGCAAATAATAGAAACGTTATGATAAGAGCTGTAATTTTACAGAGCTCACAATAAGTAACTATCCTTTCATATTTAAGTCAGCATTGTTTCATTCACTT contains:
- the rnaset2 gene encoding ribonuclease T2 isoform X2, whose amino-acid sequence is MRLCYPLLLCLAAAAALSSAFVISPPHMWTKLILTHHWPNTFCNMEHPPCHPNISYWTLHGLWPDKGIDCNSSWHFNSSLIEDLLPDMKKSWPDLLNPLSAGFWKYEWHKHGTCAAKADSLNSQHKYFSKALELYHKLDLDSILRKFDITPSEKYYTFSQIEGVIENFYGVTPKIQCVSPSKNADVQILGQIEICFNPDFTLLDCEKQFTRETISKGDWNDPMAVDKASGFSVCDHDMPVYYPPLP
- the rnaset2 gene encoding ribonuclease T2 isoform X1; translated protein: MDINSSVQWSDMRLCYPLLLCLAAAAALSSAFVISPPHMWTKLILTHHWPNTFCNMEHPPCHPNISYWTLHGLWPDKGIDCNSSWHFNSSLIEDLLPDMKKSWPDLLNPLSAGFWKYEWHKHGTCAAKADSLNSQHKYFSKALELYHKLDLDSILRKFDITPSEKYYTFSQIEGVIENFYGVTPKIQCVSPSKNADVQILGQIEICFNPDFTLLDCEKQFTRETISKGDWNDPMAVDKASGFSVCDHDMPVYYPPLP
- the rnaset2 gene encoding ribonuclease T2 isoform X3, producing the protein MWTKLILTHHWPNTFCNMEHPPCHPNISYWTLHGLWPDKGIDCNSSWHFNSSLIEDLLPDMKKSWPDLLNPLSAGFWKYEWHKHGTCAAKADSLNSQHKYFSKALELYHKLDLDSILRKFDITPSEKYYTFSQIEGVIENFYGVTPKIQCVSPSKNADVQILGQIEICFNPDFTLLDCEKQFTRETISKGDWNDPMAVDKASGFSVCDHDMPVYYPPLP